GGCCTGGGCCACCGGCTTGCGGGTGTTGGAGCCGTTGAAGATGACGTCGGTCATCGACTCGCCACGGAGGTTCTTCGCCGAACTCTCGCCCATCACCCAGCGAACGGCGTCGATGATATTGGACTTGCCGCAACCGTTGGGGCCGACCACCGCTGCCATGTTGCTGGGGAAGCTGACCGTGGTCGGGTCCACGAAGGACTTGAATCCGGCCAGCTTGATGCACTTCAGCCGCATCGTCGGGCTCCGTTCATCGCTCGGCCAGGGCCGCGAGCACGAGCTCGCAGTTCTGCTTGCCGTAGTCCAGCAGCACCTCGCGGATGCGCACCGGGTCCCGATCGATCACCGCCAGCAGCAGTCCGTCGAACACGGCGCCGAAGGTGCCCATCTGGCCACGACGGCGCTCCAGGGCGATGTAGTAGGTACGGGCGATGGCCGGCTGCAGGTTGTCCAGCGTCTGCTGCAGGTAGGGGTTGTCGGCGAAGGGATAGGCCGCCTGCATGATGGCGAAGCTGGAGTCGACGAAGGCGAGGATGTCCTCCTTCTCGCGGGCCTCCGCCAGCCGCTGCTGGATGACGCGGAACGGCGCGAGGTCCTCCTCGGTGCGCCAGTGTTCGGCCACCGCGTAGCCCAGCAGGATGTAGAGCTCCATCACCAGCGTATAGAGGCTGCGCACGTGCTGCTGGGTCAGCTCCGAGACCTGGGCACCACGGCGGGGCAGGATGGTGATGAGGTGGCGACGTTCGAGGATCAGCAGCGCCT
This genomic window from Pseudomonas furukawaii contains:
- a CDS encoding GntR family transcriptional regulator; amino-acid sequence: MTFKAPDSLSEQIAQHLAERIIRGELKERERIQEQKVTQAMNVSRGSVREALLILERRHLITILPRRGAQVSELTQQHVRSLYTLVMELYILLGYAVAEHWRTEEDLAPFRVIQQRLAEAREKEDILAFVDSSFAIMQAAYPFADNPYLQQTLDNLQPAIARTYYIALERRRGQMGTFGAVFDGLLLAVIDRDPVRIREVLLDYGKQNCELVLAALAER